A window of Vigna unguiculata cultivar IT97K-499-35 chromosome 4, ASM411807v1, whole genome shotgun sequence contains these coding sequences:
- the LOC114182723 gene encoding ribonuclease Phyb-like, with the protein MNYIIFTFIIFLLFHGSINGFDYFTIAQIYPRGLCHGNRLCTSSTIALSTKFTVHGLWPSTNAFPQPFNCRVDGLNLSVIQNIGPRLQQVWPNYYSTNYTKFWEHEWEKHGTCSNMQQFDFFRLTLDIYARNDLQAILINAGISRRKPYHINDIISAIRNSAIGVEPELHCRKSRKSRQSGKSGSGSGRRGLIFEIRICLNTDPIPQYINCASQGTCTSPVMFM; encoded by the exons ATGAATTacattatatttacttttatcatctttttattatttcatggTTCCATTAATGGATTCGATTACTTCACAATTGCACAAATTTATCCCCGAGGTCTTTGCCATGGTAATAGGTTGTGTACGTCATCAACAATAGCATTATCGACGAAATTCACTGTGCATGGTCTATGGCCATCGACCAACGCTTTTCCACAACCATTCAATTGCAGAGTAGACGGATTAAATCTTTCTGTG atacAAAATATAGGACCTCGACTTCAACAAGTTTGGCCAAAttattattctacgaattaTACTAAGTTTTGGGAGCATGAGTGGGAGAAGCATGGAACGTGCTCGAATATGCAGCAGTTTGATTTCTTCAGGTTGACATTAGATATCTATGCAAGGAATGATCTTCAAGCAATACTTATAAATGCGGGTATATCACGTCGTAAGCCATATCATATAAATGATATCATCTCAGCCATACGCAACTCAGCTATAGGTGTTGAGCCAGAACTACACTGtagaaaaagtagaaaaagtAGACAAAGTGGAAAAAGTGGAAGTGGAAGTGGAAGAAGAGgacttatatttgaaataagGATATGTTTGAACACAGACCCTATCCCCCAGTACATCAATTGTGCTTCACAAGGAACCTGTACTTCTCCTGTAATgtttatgtaa